In Poecilia reticulata strain Guanapo linkage group LG1, Guppy_female_1.0+MT, whole genome shotgun sequence, one genomic interval encodes:
- the tacr3a gene encoding tachykinin receptor 3a, protein METPHNGSNVTSNYTNQFVQPPWRIALWSVAYSSVLAVAVFGNLIVIWIILAHKRMRTVTNYFLLNLAFSDASMAAFNALINFIYAAHGDWYFGEAYCKFQNFFPVTSVFASIYSMTAIAVDRYMAIIHPLKPRLSAKVTMGVIVSIWSLAVVLAFPLCYFSTTRARPHRTICYVAWPRMESDHFMYHIIVTVLLYVLPLVVMGITYTIVGVTLWGGEIPGDSSDNYHGQLKAKRKVVKMMIIVVVTFALCWLPYHLYFIVTGLNKRLMRWKYIQQVYLSVLWLAMSSTMYNPVIYCCLNSRFRTGFKRAFRWCPFIKASSYDELELRSIRLHQTRQSSMYTLTRMDTTMVVVYDPAEGNGGAGGSEHALPVRKRSYVTSRQSEIIASSGAGAGSQNGVAPKAEIEEFS, encoded by the exons ATGGAGACCCCACACAACGGATCCAATGTAACATCGAATTACACCAACCAGTTCGTGCAGCCGCCGTGGCGCATCGCTCTCTGGTCGGTCGCTTACAGCTCCGTGCTGGCGGTGGCCGTGTTTGGAAACCTCATCGTGATATGGATCATTCTCGCCCATAAGCGGATGCGGACGGTGACCAACTACTTTCTGCTTAACTTGGCTTTTTCGGACGCGTCGATGGCCGCTTTTAACGCTTTGATAAACTTTATCTACGCTGCCCATGGAGACTGGTATTTCGGGGAAGCCTACTGCAAATTCCAAAACTTCTTCCCAGTGACATCTGTGTTCGCAAGCATCTATTCCATGACTGCAATAGCTGTGGACAG ATACATGGCCATCATCCACCCACTGAAGCCCCGTCTCTCAGCAAAGGTCACCATGGGAGTCATCGTCAGTATCTGGAGCCTGGCAGTGGTGCTGGCTTTCCCTCTGTGCTATTTCTCCACCACTCGAGCTCGACCCCACAGAACCATCTGCTATGTCGCCTGGCCTCGCATGGAATCCGACCACTTTAT GTATCATATCATAGTGACTGTGCTACTGTATGTGCTGCCCTTGGTGGTGATGGGCATCACATACACCATCGTGGGGGTGACGCTGTGGGGTGGTGAGATTCCTGGAGACTCATCTGATAATTATCATGGACAGCTCAAAGCTAAAAGGAAG GTGGTAAAGATGATGATCATTGTGGTGGTGACTTTTGCCCTCTGCTGGTTGCCGTATCATCTCTACTTCATTGTGACCGGTCTCAATAAACGTCTGATGAGGTGGAAGTACATCCAGCAGGTTTACCTGTCAGTGCTGTGGCTGGCCATGAGCTCCACCATGTATAATCCTGTTATCTACTGCTGCCTCAACAGCAG GTTTCGAACCGGCTTCAAGAGGGCATTTCGCTGGTGCCCCTTCATCAAGGCATCCAGCTACGACGAGCTGGAATTACGTTCAATACGACTGCACCAAACACGCCAGAGTAGCATGTACACGCTGACGCGGATGGATACCACCATGGTTGTGGTCTACGACCCTGCTGAAGGCAATGGCGGTGCAGGAGGAAGCGAGCACGCCCTGCCTGTCAGGAAGAGAAGTTACGTCACCTCACGCCAGTCGGAGATTATTGCCTCCAGTGGTGCTGGTGCAGGATCACAAAATGGGGTTGCACCGAAAGCCGAAATTGAGGAATTTTCTTGA